The region GTGCACCTCCGGCGTCTTCGTCCACGTAAAGCCCTCGCCAAGCTGGTGCATCTCGACGCCCGGCAGGTAGCGGATGGCCCGCTGCTCGCCGGTGACGCGCTCCGGCGACTTGATGAACTGCAGAAACAGCACCCGGAAACCGCGCCCCACCGCCCGCAGCGTCAGGCCAAGGGCCGCGGTGGTCTTCCCCTTCCCGTCCCCGGTGTACACCAGGGTCAACCCCTTGCGGCGCACGGGCTGGCGTTCATCCGCCATTGGCCGTCCGCCTCCTCTCCCCTGGCCTCGTCGCGCGCCGGCCGCACGAGAACCTGGGGGGCGCCGCACTCCGGGTGGCGCACCACCAGCGGCCGCGTGCCGTACACGGCGGCGAGGGTCGGCTCGGCCAGCACCTCGGCCGGCCGGCCGCGCGCCACCACGCGCCCCTCGGCAAGCAGCACCACCTCGTCGGCGTACAGCGCGGCCAGGTTCAGGTCATGGAGCACCATCACCACCGTCAGGCCGTTCTGGCGCTGCCAGCGGCGCACCCGATCGAGCAGGTTGACCTGGTGCCCGATATCCAGGTAGGTGGTCGGTTCGTCCAGGAGCAGCACGCGCGGCTCCTGGGCCATCACGCGCGCCAGCGCCACGCGCTGGCGCTGGCCCCCGCTGAGCCGGTCGACGGGCACGTCGGCCAGCGGGGTGAGCTTGAGCTCGTCAAGGACGCGCGCCACCACCGCGCGATCATGGGGCGTCTCGCCGCGCAGCGGGCGAAGGTAGGGGTGGCGGCCCATCGCCACCAGCTCGCGCACCGTAAAGGGGAACGGGGCGGCCGTCTCCTGCGGAAGCACGGCCAGAAGGCGGGCCAACTCCCGCCGCCGGTAGGCCCGCACCGGCCGGCCGGCCACCCACACGCTGCCGCGGTCCGGCTCGACCACACCGGAGAGCACCCGCAGCAGCGTGCTTTTCCCCGCTCCGTTCGGTCCGATCACCGCCACACACGCGCCGGCGGGAACCTCCAGGGAAACGCCGCGCAGCACGTCACGCCCGCCGTACGCTTTCCACACGTCCCGCACGTCGATCATCGGCACCGCTCCTTTCCGTCACATCCCGCGCCGGCCGCGCCGCAACAGGTAGGCGAAAAACGGCGCCCCCAGCGCCGCCGTTACCGCCCCGACGGGCAGCTCCGCCCCGGCCAGAGCCGTGCGGGCGAAGGTGTCGGCCCACAGCAGGACGAAGGCCCCGGCCAGCGCCGACGCCGGCACGAGCACGCGATGATCCGGTCCGACAAGCAGGCGCATCACATGGGGCACCACCAGGCCGACAAAGCCGATGATGCCGGACACCGACACCGCCGCCGCCGTCATCAGCGAGGCGGCAAGGAGGATGTGCACTTTGCGCCGCTCCGTCTCCACACCGAGATGGGCGGCCTGCTCCTCCCCGAGGGTGAACACGTTGAGGTCGCGCGCCCAAAAGAGGAGCAGGACAAAGGGCACGAGCACATACGGAAGGGCGACGGCGACGAGCAGCGGATCGCGGTTGGCCAGGCTGCCCATCAGCCAGTGGATGACGCTCGGCAACCGGTCGGCGGAAAAGGCGATGGCCAGCGTCAGCGCCGCGCCGAGGAAGGCCTGCACCACCACGCCGGCCAGGAGCGTCGTCTCCCGCACCAGCCGGCCACCAACGGCCCCCAGGCGCAGCGTGACGAGGAGGGCGGCCATCCCCCCGCCAAAGGCGGCCAGCGGTACGGCAAACAGGCCGAGATGCGCCCGCGGCCAGCCGGCAAGGAGGGCCAACACCGCCCCCAGCGCCGCACCCGACGACACGCCCAGGATGTACGGATCGGCCAGCGGATTGCGCAGCACGCCCTGGTACGCCGCGCCGGCGGCCCCGAGGGCGGCGCCGACCAGAAGCGCCAGCAGCGCGCGGGGCACGCGCAGGTTCCACACAATGGCCTGGGCCACGGCGTCCTCCGCCGTCGCCTGCCCGGTTACCTCGCCCCACAGCACCCGCCAGACGGTGGCCACGGGAAGATCCACGCTGCCCAGCGTCAAGGTGACGAGCAGGGACAGCAAGAGGGCGCCGCCCATCCCGGCCATCCACATTGCCTTGCGCGCCCTCATGCCGTTTCCTCAACCATCACATTTCGGTTTAGCGGAAGCGGTCGGGATAGAACGCCTTGGCCAGCGCCTCGGCTCCGTCGACGATGCGCGGCCCCGGTCGGCTGATGAGGTCCGAATCCAGGGCGTACACCCGGCCTTCCCGCACTGCGTCGACCACGTTCCACCCCGCGCGCTGCTTGGGCTTGTCCGCGGCGTTCGGGACGTAGTAGCCGTATGTGACCACAATCACCTGCGGATTCCGCTGGATGACCGTCTCGGCGCTGATCTTCTGCCAGCCTTCCAGATCGTGGGCAATGTTCCGCCCGCCGGCCAGCTGGATCAGCTCGTCCATAAACGTGTTCTTCCCGGCCGTGTAGAGCTGGTCGGGATCGGCCTCCACATAGACGCGCACGCGCTCCTTTTCCGGAATGGCCTGAACCTTCTCGCGAATGGCCTGCTCCTTGGCCTTCATGCGGTCGATGACCTGCTTCGCCTCTTTGGTGCGGTTCGTGATCTTGCCCAGCTCGCCGATCACCCGGTAGACGTCCTTCAGGCTCTGCGGATCGTACACCACCACCGTCAGGCCCGCCTTGCGCAGCGCGTCAACGGTCTCTTTGTTGTGCGAGCCCAGCACCACCAGGTCAGGCTTCAGGCTGAGGAGCTCCTCTGTCGGCGGGTTCAGGCCGTCTTGGAAGACGTGCTCCACCTTTTTCTGCACGTCCGGCGGGTAGTTGTCCCACTTGGTAACGGCCACCACCTTGCCTTCCAACCCCAGCGCAAACAGCGTCTCCGTGTGGCTGGGGATCAACGAGACGATGCGCTGCGGCTCCTTTTGGACCGTCACCTCCGCCCCGCTGTCATCCCGTACGGTGAGGGGATAGGTGACGGGCTTTCCGCTGGCCACCTCCTCCGCGGCATTCCCCGGTGATGCCGGTTTCTCTGACTGGCACGCGGCAAGACCGACCGGCAACAGGAGCAGGATAAAGACGAGAACGACAGCTTTCCACCCGTGTCGCATGGCGTTCCTCCTTCTCCCTCTCTTCGATTGTTGGACAAAAACAAAATCCCTTGCCCAAACGGACAAGGGTACGTCGCGACCAGAGCGCCAAACCGGAACAAAAAACGCCGACCGTTCCCGGCCTCCATTGCCACCGCGCCACAACGGCCGCGCTGCCGCTGCGCACCATTGCGCCAACGACCGCAATGCCGCCGGCCAACATGGAGGAGCCGGGCGCGTCCATGCGACGTCTGCACCCTTTCCGCGAGGGCTGCAGCGTCATGGGCAAATCGGCAGGTCTCCTGGCTCATGGATCCTCGCTTCCCGCGCCTTCCCATCCCTTCGGACAGTGGCATGATGCGGGTCGCTCCCCATTCACAGTGGCGGGACCGCGCCGGACTTTCACCGGACTTCCCTTTTCACCGCCGGTCAAGGCGGACCGATTTGCCTGCGCGCGAATGTTGTCAACAAAACCAGTTCCATTATAAACGAGCGGGACGACCGTTGACAACGACAATCGCCCCAAACCTGCCTACTTCGTTCCCGCAGCCGGGTCTTGCGTGAGAAACCGGTGGAGCAACGCCACATATTCCCGCTCCAGGCTCACGTCGTACCGCTCGTGGGGCCACGGGACCCCGTACACCGAACCGTGCGCCAGATAGCCACGCAGCGCGTCCGTCAGTTGCAATTCGCCGCCTACGCCCGGGGTCAGGGCTTCGAGGTGGGGAAAGAGGTCCGGCGTCAGCACATAGCGGCCGATCACCGCGTAATTTGACGGCGGCGCTTCGCGCGGTTTCTCGACAATCTCCTCGATCTTGAACCGGTCCCCCGCCGGCGTCACACGCGCCACCCCGTACCGGTGCAGCACATCATCGGGCATCACTTTCAGCGCCACGACCGGCGCGCGGCAGGCGGCGTACGCCTCCACCAACCCGGCAAGGGCCGGCCGGGGGCCAAACAGGAGATCGTCGGGCAGCAGCACCGCAAACGGCTCGTCGCCCACAAAGGGTTTGGCCAGCCGCACCGCGTCGCCGAGGCCCTTGGGTTCTTGCTGGCGTACGAACTGTACGTGAACCGGGGGAAGGGCGAGCGCCTTCCGCAGATGGCCCTTGGACGCCTGTTCCAAATGGTGCTCCAATTCCGGCGCCCGGTCAAAATAGTTGACCAGGGCCTCTTTGCCGCGTGAAACTACCAGGAGGATGGCGTCAATTCCTGCGGCCACCGCCTCCTCCACCACATAGTGGATGGCCGGCTTGTTGCCCACGGGGAACAATTCCTTGGGCACCACTTTGGTCACCGGCAAATTGCGCGTTCCCAAACCGGCGGCGGGGATGACCGCCTTGCGAACCCGTGTCAATTTTTGTCCTCCTTCGGACCCGTCCGTGCACATTGTTTCTTATTACGGTATGCCAGTCCGCCGGTTGGTGTAACTTGATTTAAAACACATATGCCTATTTATATTTAGAAACCGTAAACAATCGGGCATTTAACCAGACAATTAGAAGGATCGGACATAGAAATGAAAGAAAAACCCGTACCCCAAAAGGGGGAACCGCCATGAAGGTCTGCATCATCGGAGTAGGATACGTCGGTCTGACCACGGCGGCCGTTCTGGCCGATATGGGACACCAGGTCACCTGCGTCGACAAGGACGCGCACAAATTGGCCGAGTTGAGGGCCGGGCGCATTCCGTTTTACGAGCCCGGGCTTGACGAGCTTGTTGCCCGGGGGCGCGCGAATGGACGCCTGACGTTCACCGCGGATTTGCCAAACGGCCTTGCCGAGGCCTCCGTCGTGATGATCGCCGTCGGCACACCAGCGTTTCCCGACGGTCGCTGCAACCTCACCTACGTGTGGCAAGCCGTCGACGAGCTGGCCCAAACGCTGACCCACCCGGCCACGGTGATCGTCAAAAGCACGGTTCCGCCGGGCACCACCGCCCAAATCCAACGCGCCATGGCGGAAACGAGCCGCATTCGCGCCGTCCACGTCGTGGCCAATCCCGAATTTCTGCGTGAAGGTTCCGCCGTCGCGGACACCCGGAGGCCTGACCGCATTGTCGTGGGCGTAACGACGCGGGAAGCGCTGGTCGCCGTGCGCGCCCTGTACCAAGGAATCGACGCGCCCTATGTCGTGACCACGCCA is a window of Calditerricola satsumensis DNA encoding:
- a CDS encoding heme ABC transporter ATP-binding protein produces the protein MIDVRDVWKAYGGRDVLRGVSLEVPAGACVAVIGPNGAGKSTLLRVLSGVVEPDRGSVWVAGRPVRAYRRRELARLLAVLPQETAAPFPFTVRELVAMGRHPYLRPLRGETPHDRAVVARVLDELKLTPLADVPVDRLSGGQRQRVALARVMAQEPRVLLLDEPTTYLDIGHQVNLLDRVRRWQRQNGLTVVMVLHDLNLAALYADEVVLLAEGRVVARGRPAEVLAEPTLAAVYGTRPLVVRHPECGAPQVLVRPARDEARGEEADGQWRMNASPCAARG
- a CDS encoding FecCD family ABC transporter permease, translating into MRARKAMWMAGMGGALLLSLLVTLTLGSVDLPVATVWRVLWGEVTGQATAEDAVAQAIVWNLRVPRALLALLVGAALGAAGAAYQGVLRNPLADPYILGVSSGAALGAVLALLAGWPRAHLGLFAVPLAAFGGGMAALLVTLRLGAVGGRLVRETTLLAGVVVQAFLGAALTLAIAFSADRLPSVIHWLMGSLANRDPLLVAVALPYVLVPFVLLLFWARDLNVFTLGEEQAAHLGVETERRKVHILLAASLMTAAAVSVSGIIGFVGLVVPHVMRLLVGPDHRVLVPASALAGAFVLLWADTFARTALAGAELPVGAVTAALGAPFFAYLLRRGRRGM
- a CDS encoding ABC transporter substrate-binding protein — its product is MRHGWKAVVLVFILLLLPVGLAACQSEKPASPGNAAEEVASGKPVTYPLTVRDDSGAEVTVQKEPQRIVSLIPSHTETLFALGLEGKVVAVTKWDNYPPDVQKKVEHVFQDGLNPPTEELLSLKPDLVVLGSHNKETVDALRKAGLTVVVYDPQSLKDVYRVIGELGKITNRTKEAKQVIDRMKAKEQAIREKVQAIPEKERVRVYVEADPDQLYTAGKNTFMDELIQLAGGRNIAHDLEGWQKISAETVIQRNPQVIVVTYGYYVPNAADKPKQRAGWNVVDAVREGRVYALDSDLISRPGPRIVDGAEALAKAFYPDRFR
- a CDS encoding UTP--glucose-1-phosphate uridylyltransferase, translated to MTRVRKAVIPAAGLGTRNLPVTKVVPKELFPVGNKPAIHYVVEEAVAAGIDAILLVVSRGKEALVNYFDRAPELEHHLEQASKGHLRKALALPPVHVQFVRQQEPKGLGDAVRLAKPFVGDEPFAVLLPDDLLFGPRPALAGLVEAYAACRAPVVALKVMPDDVLHRYGVARVTPAGDRFKIEEIVEKPREAPPSNYAVIGRYVLTPDLFPHLEALTPGVGGELQLTDALRGYLAHGSVYGVPWPHERYDVSLEREYVALLHRFLTQDPAAGTK